One Oryctolagus cuniculus chromosome 7, mOryCun1.1, whole genome shotgun sequence genomic window, AGGGCAAAACATGCCAGAGAAAATCCAGGCGCAAGCCCGCATGGAGGCAGAAGAGCCTTGCACCACGACTCCACAGCTGCAGCAGCGCTGAGCCCAGTGGCTGAGACACTGGTCAGACGCCCGCCTGCCCCCCCAGGGCCCGGGTTCCACACCCCGCTGCGGCTCCagacgccagcttcctgcagtgcagaccctgggtggcagcagtgatggcccaagtgactgggtgcCTGCCGCCTCCCGGGGGAGAtgtggatttagttcctggctcgggcccctggccctggccctggcccagccctggctcatgCAGGCCTTTGAAGAGTACACGAGCAGGGggagctgcctctgcctctcaatttcACAGACAAAAGAGCAGTGGGGCGGAAAGGCGGTTCTATAGCTCAGCTCTGCCGCCTCCCAGTTGGGCAGCCTTGGGAGGGGGCCCGCACCTCCAGGGACCaatcccccccacccacccatggTGTAAAAGGCTGACATCAGCCACCTCCCAGAGTTGTGAAAATTAGATCCGTGCCATGCTGACATCTGGACCTGACACACAGGCCAGCAGGGCCGTAGGGTCTGAGGACAGGTGCTCCTTCAGGACTGGAAGCCGAAGGGTTTGTGGGTCCAACACTGCAAGCTGAACTTGTGGACCTGTTTCAGGTCGctagaggtggggtgggaggagctgcCCGTGAGGAGCTAATGCTCCCATTTTATAGACGGAAGCAGTGAGGCACAGAGCGGTCAAAAAGCTTATgagtggtggagccaggactcaggcccaggtctggctccccccaccccgagaaGGCTGTGAGCCCCACAAGGTGGGGTTAGGGGTGGGGGCTTAGCCAAGAGACCGCTGCTCAGGTTCTCTGATTGGCCGGCCGGGCGGACAGGGCCCGTGCTCCCGTAAACAGCCGCAGCCGTCTTATCTGCGTTTACTCCCTAGAATCCAGGCGCTGGGGTAGCTTGGCCTGTCCTTGGCCTTGTGTGTCCTCTCTGCACCCCCCGCTGAAGTCTCCACACCCACCTCTTTCTGGAACTCGGGCTCCAGCTCACGTGTGTGTCATCAGCCTTCTCAGAGTTAACAGACCCACAGCCACACTTCTGAACCCCCCTCCAAAACCGGGTCAGCCCCCCGCCATCACCCCATCTCCACTGCTCAGGCCCGAAGCCGTGGAACCCTCCTCGAGCCCTGTCAGTGTCCCCAGCGCCCATCCCGGCGCTCCGCCTGCAGAACACATCAGAATCGGAGCTTCTCACCATCCCCCACACCACCCAGTCCCAGGCCGCCCCGGCTCTCAGCCATGTTGGCAGCGGGCAAGCGTGTGACATTGTAAGTCAGAATGTCCATGCCGCTGCCCCCAGATCCAGAGCCCCGGCCATGGCCGGGGTGTCCTGTCCGGTTCTCTAGTCCCTTCCgctgcacctgccccacacctTGCCTTCCCCTGCTGCGCCAAGCATAGCGCACCTCGGGGCCTTGGACCTGcgtccctgctgccttccccaggcagcCCCCCAGTTCACGCAGAACCCACTGTCCCTGTCTACCTGTGGAGCACAGCACAGCCTCCCGTAGCCTTCCCCGCCCCGTCTCCCAGCCCTTAGCTCTTCTCCCTGAGCCACCCAGCTCAGCTCGACGTCTGAGTGTCTCCCTGTAGGAACGCCAGCTCCAGGAGAGGGGGCACTTTGTGTTGTTCACTTCTGGATCTCCTGGCACATGGCAGGTACACTTTgtagaaggcaggcaggcaggccctgTGTTACCTTGTCATTGCAACAGTCTCCAGCACATGCTACAAGGTAAGGGGTTGCCGGAGCCTGGCTGGTGCATGGGCAGAGGCGGGCAAGGGGCTGACGTCAATGCAGGGAAAGCCTTGAATAGCAGGCCAGGGAGATTGTACGGTGAGGGCACTAGGGAGCTATTGAAGGTCTTcgagcagggagagagacaagatAAAAGCAGTGCTTTAGAAAGATGAAGCCCATCTGTAGTGTGCAGCAGAGGGGccgtgcagggcagggctggaggcagggagaccaGCCAGGCGGCTGTGACAGTGACCCAGGGACAGGGAGAATTGACCTTACTTGATGGCCGGGTTCTAAACCGAACTTCATCTCCCGGAAGCTGAGCAGTCAGCCGGGGCAGTCAAAGCTGAGTCAGGAGTGGGAGTGATACAGGCAGCCCCTCCACCCGGACCCAGGCCGCTGACCTGCAGGCGCAGCGTGGCTCGGTCGTACTCAAACACCCGGATGCCGGGATTGTTGGCGCCGTTGACCACTCCAGGCAATGTGGTTTTCCACGGAGTGACTCCAGGTGCAAGGAACATGACGCTGATGGGGGTGCCTtccagaggggagagagaggagctgagCAAGAGCTGCTGGTAGCCGCCCACCTCCCGCCCCGCGCCCCTGGCCCCGGCTTGCTTGTGCACCTGCGTCATCATAGAACATCCGGAAGCTGTCGGTGTGGTGGTGCCCGAAGAACTGCCCAGCGATGACGTGGTGGTACTTCCGGACCAGCTCCAGGTACTGCTCGTTGAAGCTGGCCCGGAACCACGCCTTGTCCCGCGTCTTCTCAAAGAACCCTGGGGGCACGTGGCCAATGATGTACACCTGCAAGGAAGGGGTGTCCTCGAGTGGCTCAGAGCCACCTCCTCCAGTTTCTCCCAAAACCAgcctctgggggccggtgctgtggcgcagccggttaagctgccacttacaatgccagcatcacacatgagtgccagttcagtacccactgctccacttcccatgcagctccctgctaagggccgggggaagcagtggaagatggcccaagtgcttggatccctgcacccatgtgggagacccggatggagttctaggttcctagcttctgcctggcctgcctggccattatagccatttggggatgaaccagcagacggaagctcgcacgctctctctctctctctctcattctacctttcaaataaacaaatctttgaaaaagcaaagctgccccctctccccagaggcaggcacacagacacacgtaTAGGTCCTCCCTGAAGTTCCTCTCCAGGCACATGGAGGCGTCTCCATGGCCAGCAGTAAAGGTGCCGCACACCTGCCTTCCCGCACCTGTGCCTTTGTGCTGTGCCTGCCCCCTGGAGTGCCCTCCTCACTCTCACATCTGTAAGCCTGACCCTAATTCAGAACCTAGCACAGATGGCGCCGctgttgtggtgtagcacattaagctgctgcccgtgatgcctacatcccatatgggtgcaggttcgagtcgcggctgctccacttccaatccagctccctactaatgtacctgggaatgcaatagaagatggcccaagtccttgaacccctggctgtcatgtgggagacccggatggagttccaggctcctgggccagccccagctgttgtagccatttgtggagtgaaccagcagatggaggatatctttCTATATATACAtaagctctgcctttgaaataaataaatttagaaaacccAAAAACCCAGCTCACTCATTGCCTCCATGAAGCCTTCCTAATCTTTCAAAGGTGTTGTCCCGGTGGAGAGCccggggatgcccacatccaccCTTGCATGGCCAGGCTGCCTTTGCTACATGGTGACGTGCCTCTGTGGCCCTCAACTTCCGATCCCTGGGCGCTCGGCCACCAttgcaggaggtgggatgggggcagggagaagagcATGACCTTTGGGGTCAAACTGCGGCTTGGACCCCAGCTGGCTGCCACCTCGCTAGGCATCAGCCATGGTGCCTCCCTGGCATTGGTTTTGAGACCGGAGTGAGGTCACCCATGGACAGCGCTGCGCGAGGTGCTTGGtgctggcagggagggggcggggtgctGGGCAGGCAGGACACAGGCGCGGGAGGTCTTGGGCCAGCCCTTGAGCAGCCGTCTGCCCACAGGCTAGGCGGACACGTCAAGGGCGGGCCGTGGGCTGCAGTGAGAAGGGCGCCGGATATGCTGTCTGGGGACGAGGGCTCTGATGTCCGCTCCCTCGCTCACGGGGTGGCCTGGCTGGCACCATCTCAGCTCCTCATGAGCCTCAGGGGCCTTGGCAGTGGGCCTGGGGTCCCAGCCCACAAGGTTGAGCGTGGAGGATGCCCCTCCCGGTGAGGCTGGGGGCAGATGCATTGCGCTATAGCATCGGGGTGGGGGACGGGCGGAGGACATTGAGGCGCCCTTACCATCTCCCCGGCTTGGGCTGCACTCGTCAGCACTGCCTCCAGCCACTGGAACTGCTGGCCGGGGTCCGCCATGCCGGCCGTCTGCCGGTTGTCGCTGTAGTAGAGGTTGGTGTTGAGAACCACCACCTGCCCAGCGCTGCCCGCTCGCGGCAGCTTCTCCGAGTAGAAGGCACCTAGGGTGTCACAGCCAGAGAGGATCTGAAGGGGGCACTGACTCTGGCCGCGGTCAGCTCTGCCTGCTCCGCCTCACTCATAGAGGGTGAGCTAGGGGCATCTGGAGCCAGCATGcctgggttcctgtcctggctctgTCACTCGTTAGCTGTGCAACTTGGAAAAGTGACATAGCTCTGTgcacctcagtctcctcatctgtgcaGTGGGCACAACAGTGATGGGTGTTTGCCCATCTCTGCCCCAGGAGCTGGTCCGTGTGGACCCAATCCACAGGCTTGGGGTTGGGTTCCAGCAGTGGGGAGTCCCAGCAGCAGGAGACCGAGAAAAGGGAAGCCAGCCGAGTTGGGGGCCACCTTGGGCTAAACTgtgtctctgccccccccccccccccacggggtGCTCTCAGGCACAGGGTGCTGCCCCCCAGAGAACTGCATCTGGAGACATTGTTGGGAGCGTTACTGCCATctagtgggcagaggccaggcgtGCAGCTACACATCCTCCAAGGCATGCGACAGGCCCCGCCACCCTCCATGGTATGGGTAAGGGTCAAGTCTGGCCTAAATGGAAGCTTCCTACTCCTGCCTAGGTTACTGCCCAGAGGCTGGcccccgggcggggcggggcccggctCCCAGGACATGCTGGGGGGCCTTGGAGTCTGCCTCTTCTGGCCAAGTGACTTGGCACCTTCCACGCCTAGGTCTCCATTGCTGTACAGTGGGGATAAAGTCAGTGTGCCTGTTCAGGCAGTCTGGGGAGGAAGTGAAGTGAGACTCTGGCCTCCAGCGAGTGCCTGGCTGAGTGGCCAGGGGTGCCGGTACCTTTTCGGAAGAGAGTGATGGACTGGTTGCTGAGCCAGGGGCTCCACAGCTCTGCCACCTGATTGTAGATCTCGTTGCTCCCGGCTGGAAACTGGTTTTTGGGGTGGAAGTCGTGATTCCCCAAAGCAGCGTAGACTTTCGTATctgggaagaaaaggaggagtgGGACAACGCATGCGCTCGGGCGCCCTCGGGGGGACTGGTCCTGTTTGGCTGGCCGCTGGCTGCCATCAGTGCCGATGGGGAAGATACAAAGATCAGCAGCAACCCGTGTTCCTTAGGATCTCACTGAACTTGGCTCAGACCTGGGAGAAGAGCAGTGAGGTCTGTGGCCCCGCCCCTAAGGCCACTCCCAGCAGAACATTCCCCGGTGACAGCGTGGGATGTGAGACCGGGAAACCAGCAGGCCCGCATGGCTCGGAGCTTGATCAGCCACTGGAAACCGACTGGGCTCCGTGCTCGTCAATCCCACGGCCGTGTCATTGCCGGGGAAGgggtctggttcactccttaggaATTTCACTGACTGGAGCAGTCAACAGACAGTGCGGGGTGCTGGGAGCCCGGCCCTCAGCCCCTAGACCCCCTGTGCAGCGGGCTGACAGGTGTCCAGTACTTGCAGTGTGAGGGCTGTCACCatagagcagggagcaggggtcaGGGGACAGGCCTCGCTGAGGAGCGGCCTGCGGATGCAGCCAGGAGGTGTGGGGCAGTCTCACTTCCTCCTCCTGAACAGCCCGTGCCCGCTTTGGTTTTCTGCTCTGTGCTGGCCAGCGGGAGGTGCCCAGAAAGTATGTGCAGGGTGGGCGTTGGGCACAGCGGCGGAAGTCaacacctgggacacccacatccttcTATTCAAGGGCCTGGTTAGGGTCCCAGCTGCGCcgattccaacccagctccctgctaatgcgcaccctgggaggcagtggcgatggctcagtacttgggtccctccacaggacagagagacccagactgggttcccagctcctggcattagcctggcccagccccacctgttatgggcatgtgggaagtgaaccagctgatggaagatctctctccctctctccctctctctctgggtctctctgccatacaaataaaatgaaaatattttgtttgattaGCAAACAGTTCTTCTAAACAAAATCTCAAGTTCAAGTCTCTTCCTCCAGCAAGCCGCTGTACTTTTGCTTCCGTATCTGCAAAGTGTTTTCTGCTCTTCTCGTTCCTGGAAGAGAAGAGCTCCTTTCAGCTGCTCCGGTttgttctcattcttttttttttttttttttttttgacaggcagagtggacagtgagagagagagacagagagaaaggtcttcctttgccgttggttcaccctccaatggccggcgcggccggcgcgctgcgctgatccgatggcaggagccaggagccaggtgcttttcctggtctcattCTAACCTCTCTAAAAATGTGGCCGGGAGAACGTGCTGTGTCCATCTGCAACCAGCGGCGCTGTTGTCCGAGCCACACACGAAATAACACTATAGCTCACATCCAAGGGCACCCTGGCTGTTGGAAGTTCCAGCCACGCCCACATGTGGCATCAGCAGCACCACCTAGAGCTTGCGTCTGGTTGTTAAACCATGGGCAGTGAagcatcttcttcttctttttttttttttttttttttttttttttttgacaggcagagtggacagtgagagagagacaaaggtcttccttttgccgttggttcaccctccaatggccgccacggccggcacaccacgcttatccgaaggcaggagccaggagccaggtgcttctcctggtctcccatggggtgcagggcccaagcacctgggccatcctccactgcactccctggccacagcagagagctggcctggaagaggggcaaccgggacagaatccggcgccccgaccgggactagaacctggtgtgctggcgccgcaagccggaggattagcctagtgagccgcggcgccagccctgaagcATCTTcttacccattggttcacttgtGTTCCAGAAGCCCCGTGCCCAAGGTCAGGGCCAGGTTTGGATCccactggctctgcttctgatctactcGTGGGGACTCACAGGGCCTCTCGTTGGGGTGAGGGGGGCTGTCCCGGTGTGACCTGAAGTGGCCACCTCTGGAAGACGAGCAGGTGCCAGGgtgttgggctgggctggggcggggcagaTACACGGGTCGCATCCAGGCATCACGGACCTCGTTGAGGGCAGGTGGTGGTGGGAGTGGAGGAGAAGAGCCGAGTCCCAAGCAGGATCTTGCCACTGACTTGGAGCCCAAAGCTCACGTTCCTCGTTGGGAAACTTGAGATGGTAACAGCCCCTCTCTCTAGAATCCTCAACGGTAATGAGCTCCAGCCAGTGACAGCCTTAGAGCAGTGCCTCCATCCAGAGCTGCTGCTGCTAGGGGTGGTGACCGTCAGTATCCTGTAGCTGGGCCCTAACACCTTTACACGCAGCAGTTCCACGATAAGCATTCAAATATGCATATGCTCAAGGGCCATTAGACGGGGCCCGGGAGCCCTCCTGTCCCTGCCGCACCCCGCGGGGCTGCTGCCTCGCTCACTCTCAGTCCCTGCCGGCCCCGCCAGGCTCTGGGGGCCTTGGAAGTACCGGGAGGCGGCACCTGAGCCTCATCTCTCAGAGGCCCTGGCAGCTGGGATGGTCGGAGGGCTGGTGGGGGGGGTGCCAACTCCAGGGCCAGTGAGGACACAGGGCTGCGTGTGAGTCCACGTGGGACTCACCCAGGGGTGATGGCCGTGGCTGACTGCAGACAGCTGGAGGAAGGCCTGGGGCAGGTCAGGCAGTGAGACGTCAGACAGTCCCTTCAACAGGGCTCTGTGTGCGGCCACAGGCCTTGCACCCGCCCGTATAGAACCTGGCCGGCAGCTGGCTTTTGCTGCTGGTGGCTGAAGGTCCAGATCCCGctgcccttgtcacccatgtgccGGACACTGCCCCGGTTCGGTGGCAGAGTCTTACCTGGAAAGACCTGTCTGATGAGCGTGGTCAGCTGATCCACGATTCTTAGCACAGCCGCCTCACCCAGGCGCTCATCCGGCACGTGGGGCGTGTCGTCACTGCAAGACACCACAGAGCCGGTTGGGGTGGGCATGGGAAGAACAGGGGACAGCCGTGCAGGGAGGAGCAGGCCTGTGGACTGGGTCTCAGATGTCCACTGGAGGGGACTGACCAGGCAGGACAGAGCTCAAGAGCAGGCTGTGCTATTTGCCTGCTGTGCATCCCTGGGCCGGTTATTAACCTCTCTGAGGTTCTGTTAGCTCATTTGTAGAGCAGAGACAGTAAGGCACCTACTCCGTGAGTGTTGAGAGGCATCAGTAGCAGAGATTACACATACAAAGCGCGGTGGTCGTAGCTGACACGTGTCATGGCTATTCAGCGAGGAAAGCCCTGGAGGTCCATCCCCTCTGCAAGTCCCCCAGGAACCCAGGGTGAGCAGCCAGCTCTGCATTCTCCTTTCCCCACGCGTCCCGAGGAGTCTGGAGCTGGCTTCAGGGTGTGGCGTTCAGCACTCCAGGGCAGGCTCACGACCTGTCCCTGGGTCATTCTGTCGCCATTCAACTGACCCGAGTTCTTGGATTCACCTTAGCGATGCCCAGCGAGGTGAGGGAGCAAGGGAAGGGGCGTGTGGCAGGTGGGGTTTGGGGGTGGCTAGAAGTCCAGACAGCCCAACTCGtgaggcccctgctgcccagacGCTCGTCCCGGGAAGTGAATACTGAACgagactcagagctccctggcttcCCCTGTGCCGGCCACCTGCCGTGTGTTGTAGCCATTTCAACTGGCGTGTTCCCTTTAATAATCCTACAACGTGGGCCCACTGGACAGATAAAGAAACCAAGGAACTGGAAGGTGGGGCATTGTGCCTGAGTGTATACAACCAGAAAGGGGTGGGGTGAGATCTGACGGAGTCTCTGCCCACATCTATTATGCCCCAGTGTCTGCAATACCtcaccagcagagggcgctgttTACCCAGAGGCCTCCTCAGGGACGGCCAAGTACCCCCAAGACGGGAACCAATTCCCATGTTCATTTTCTGGTTTGGAGGATGCAATTTTGTGTGATAGCAAACACATTCAGTTTTGATAGGTTATCCACTGGGTTGCAGCTGTCTCTGGCAAGTCAGACCTCCTTATAATTGAAGAATTACAAAAGGTCCGACCCCACCTTGTCCACTGCCACACACGTGAGCAAGGCCCTAGAGATTTCCAAGAAAAACTGCACCTGCGAAAGGACCATGAATTCCGCACAGCCTCTCCCAGAAGGACCATGCCTTGTGGAATGCTACAGGTTCTTCCAAGGCCCTTGTCCAGAAATCAGGGGCTCCCCTAGCAAGAGCCCTGGAGAGAGCCTGTGCCCAAGGTCAAGGTCATGGACTAAGGCTCACTGTCATCTCCCACTGACTCCCGAGCCCAGGGAAGCCAGACCTGACCACGCCCCGCCTGAGACCCGGTCACATTTCTTCAGCGTCCAATTTTGCCCCTCCCCTTGCCAACTACGGGGTCCACCTGAGCGTCGTTTCTGGTCGCTCCCGtcacaatgagagacagaggcatcACAGGCCTCATCTGCCTTCCAGAAGCAATCATGGAGGCCGGCAGAAGGAGCACAAGTCAGAGTTCCTTCCAGCCTTCCTCCCAGCTCCCCTGGCGTCCCACTTCCTGCAGGAAGCCCTCCAGTCCTGCCAGATGGAGTCAGGGGTCCTGAGGAGCTCCCACTCCCACCAGGGACCCTCCCTCCTCACTGGAAAGTAACTGGTAACGTGCTCGTTTGCACCACCCACACACCGTGAGCCCCCCCATCTCAGCCCCCAGTGTCTACCCCAGGGCTGTGCGTGGAACAGGCCACGGCCAGAGCGAGGGGGTGAGGTGACGCCTGAGTGACGAGGGAAGGCGAAGGCAAAGGACTTGGATGGGGGCACTGAAAGGGACCACGCGGAAACCGTGGACTCTCTCCGGGGCATTTAGAGCACAGCAGAACTGGCCAGGACACATGGATccccccgcgccccccccccccccccccccccgctccggGAATCCCCCCCGGGGGTAGGGGCGgctccaggctccacccccagccGGGAGCAGGAGTTCTCCAGGTGCCCAGAGATGCTGACACAGGGGGATGAGGGCAGTCTGGGGACTCAGCCAGGGCCCCCGGGCAAGTGAGACAACTCCTCGTCTCGACAGAGGGGCTGGCGTGATGGTGAGAGGAGACGCAGGCCAAGGCACGGGCTGGCACGCGGCGCCCAGGGAGCTGCTGGCGGGGCTGCTCTCACCCGGTCCACAGGATGAAGTCAGGCTCCGGCGCGATGTCCCTCATGGCGTAGATGGACGAGTTGATGAGGGCCCAGGGCGAATCGCAGAGGTAGTCTCCCCAAGGGCCTGCGTCGGGCACCTGCTGGGAGCCGGCTGACGGGCACACCTGGAGGGGGTCTTCTGAGACCTTGTAGTCGGGATCCAGGTGCAGGTCAGAGATGTGCCAGAACTGCCCTGTGGAGGCGGAGAGAGCCCCTCCGTACCTGAGCCCCACTGGGGACGAAGTTGGGCGGAccatgggctgggggaggggtaggCTTAGGGGCAAGGAAGGGTTCAGAGCGGGAGACCCCGCGGAGACCTGCACAGAGCAGAGAACAGGCTCAGCTCCGTCCCTGGCCCATGGCCTCTGGCAGGGCCCTGTCCATCACACGCCTTGTGtccacagcagcagcagaaggcatCAGCCGCGCTCACTGGAAAACAGAGGCGGGCCAGGTGGGAGGTTAAACCAGGGCTCTGGAGCCACGAACGTGTGTGTGACCCCAGGTAGCTAAGTCACTTCTCTAGCCCACAGTTGGAGGCAGATCCTGTCGCACCCAGGGGGATACATGCCCACCTCTGACCCTGGAGAAGGCCTCACACCAATGGGCTGGCAGATCCTGGGAAGTAACCCCAGGGAAACCCTGGGGAACGCGTGCGAGCTGTCTCCGCGCTGCGCTGCAGAGGTGGCTTGCGTCTCTCATGCACGAGCACTTGGTAATGACCGtagccagggctggcgctgtggcgcagccagctaagccaccacctgtgacgccagcatcctgtatcagagcactggtttgagccctggctcctccacttgcaattcagctccctgctaatgcacctgggaaagcagcggaagatgacccctgacctggatggagtccctggctcctggcttccacctggtccagccccagctatttaggccatttgggaatgaaccagtggacagaagacctctctttctatttctccatctctctctctgtcactctgactttcaaataaataaaatcaatctttaaaaaagttggctggtgccacggttcactaggctaatcctccgcctgcagcgctggcaccccaggttctagtcccggtcggggcaccggattctgtcccagttgcccctcttccaggccagctctctcctgtggcacgggagtgcagtggaggatggcctaggtgcttgggccctgcacccacatgggagaccaggagaagcacctggctcctggcttcagatcggcacagtgcaccggctgcagcacactggctgtagcagcaacttgagaagtgaaccaatggaaaaaggaagacctttctctctctctttctctctctctctctctctctctcactgtctaactctgcctgttaaaaaaaaaaaagtgaccgtgGCCTTGGGTAGCCACTCCAGCAGCTGGGAGTGGTCCTGGTCCTGATGGCTGAAGCGCTGGCACAAACCTGGACTCAGCTCCCAACCAGGGAGACGGAGACACTGGAAGCCTCCTGGTGTGGAGCAGGCAAAGGAATCCAGAGAAAGAGGTGAGAGGCGGTGGCCGCGTCACGAGCGCCGCACAGAGCCTGCACTGTGCCTGCACTGTGCAGCCGGTCCCAGTGGCCACTGGAAGGAGGGCTCCACAGGTGCGGCCCCGCCCTCCGTCCTACACTTCTGGCTAAAATTAGGGTGAGGCCGGGGATTTCCTCACCGTCCACCATGGCTGTCGCTTCCTGCACCACTTCCTGCGTCACTCAGAGCCAACAGTCAACACTTCTCTCCCGCCAGAAGCTGAGTCTGGGCTGCTTCTTTTGGTATGGCGCGTGGGGGAGCCAGGACCCCAGCTACACAACAGGACATGGAGTGCGGCTGCGGGACAGGCGCGCGGGTAGAGGCCAGCaccaaccccagccccacccccagccccagcccctcgctCCCTGACTTCCTCCTGGACACTCTCAGCTTTTGTTCACTTCTCTTGGTCTAAACCTggtctcagggccagtgctgtggcatagcgggctaagcctgTGCCTATGGCACTtggatcccatatggacactggttcaagtccaggctatgccacttcccatccagctctctgctatggcctgggaaagcagtggaggatggcccaagtccttgggcccctgcacccacatgggagacccagaagaagctcctggctcctggcttctgattggcccagctctggccattgtggccatttagggagtgaaccaacagatggaagactctttctctctctctgtctctacctctctatgtaactctttcaaataaataaaataattttttttccttttctttttttgacaggcagagtggacattgagagggagagatagagaaaggtcttcctttgccgttggttcaccccacaatggccgctgcggccagctcactgcaactggcgcaccgcgctgatccgaagccaggagccaggtgcttctcctggtctcccatgcgggcgcagggcccaagcacttgggccatcctccactgtactcccgggccacagcagagagctggcctggaagaggggcaaccaggacagaatccagcgccccgaccgggaccagaacccggtgtgccggcgccgctaggcggaggattaacctagtgagccgcggtgccagccaatcaaataaattttttaaaaaatgatgccaCCTGGGATACCCGCATCCCACAGCCAGGTGCCTGCTTCAAGTTGCAGGTcccctgcttctgacccagctaatgtgcaccctg contains:
- the SMPDL3B gene encoding acid sphingomyelinase-like phosphodiesterase 3b isoform X1, whose amino-acid sequence is MELLTWLIFLAHWAVTSAESGQFWHISDLHLDPDYKVSEDPLQVCPSAGSQQVPDAGPWGDYLCDSPWALINSSIYAMRDIAPEPDFILWTGDDTPHVPDERLGEAAVLRIVDQLTTLIRQVFPDTKVYAALGNHDFHPKNQFPAGSNEIYNQVAELWSPWLSNQSITLFRKGAFYSEKLPRAGSAGQVVVLNTNLYYSDNRQTAGMADPGQQFQWLEAVLTSAAQAGEMVYIIGHVPPGFFEKTRDKAWFRASFNEQYLELVRKYHHVIAGQFFGHHHTDSFRMFYDDAGTPISVMFLAPGVTPWKTTLPGVVNGANNPGIRVFEYDRATLRLQDMVTYFLNLSLANEQGQPRWGLEYRLTEAYGVPDASARSMHSVLGHIASDQGVRQRYYLYNSVSYDDRPCDEACRAEHVCAINHVAFEAYSACLRAAAGAAPAPAFSRLWAALLGLRLLFLW
- the SMPDL3B gene encoding acid sphingomyelinase-like phosphodiesterase 3b isoform X2 codes for the protein MRDIAPEPDFILWTGDDTPHVPDERLGEAAVLRIVDQLTTLIRQVFPDTKVYAALGNHDFHPKNQFPAGSNEIYNQVAELWSPWLSNQSITLFRKGAFYSEKLPRAGSAGQVVVLNTNLYYSDNRQTAGMADPGQQFQWLEAVLTSAAQAGEMVYIIGHVPPGFFEKTRDKAWFRASFNEQYLELVRKYHHVIAGQFFGHHHTDSFRMFYDDAGTPISVMFLAPGVTPWKTTLPGVVNGANNPGIRVFEYDRATLRLQDMVTYFLNLSLANEQGQPRWGLEYRLTEAYGVPDASARSMHSVLGHIASDQGVRQRYYLYNSVSYDDRPCDEACRAEHVCAINHVAFEAYSACLRAAAGAAPAPAFSRLWAALLGLRLLFLW